From Oncorhynchus mykiss isolate Arlee chromosome 6, USDA_OmykA_1.1, whole genome shotgun sequence, the proteins below share one genomic window:
- the LOC110526127 gene encoding protein FAM240B, with protein sequence MNVALIHDKLFIKDLWEQKIAKHDQRTETEDMRKKNSALTKLRDEWHRRLESRTKHLKKLNDELLRKSKLAKQADDT encoded by the exons ATGAATGTGGCTCTTATTCATGATAAGCTTTTTATAAAAGATCTCTGGGAACAAAAAATTGCTAAACACGACCAAAGGACAGAAACTGAAGACATGAGGAAGAAAAATAGTGCTCTCACCAA GCTGCGAGACGAATGGCACCGAAGGCTTGAGAGTCGAACAAAACATCTGAAGAAATTAAATGACGAACTTCTGAGGAAGAGCAAACTTGCCAAACAGGCAGATGACACATAA